The following are encoded in a window of Artemia franciscana chromosome 19, ASM3288406v1, whole genome shotgun sequence genomic DNA:
- the LOC136039650 gene encoding putative inorganic phosphate cotransporter, which produces MAFMAFLGYVNIFLVRNSINLAIVAMVNYTAVNYNVPIIDNTTKPGAIHCEVHSENFTGKNEDGPFVWSQPIQALISTSFLWGYITTNIPGGRLAEVVGTKYLLTGSMLLTSVLTVLVPPAAYLGWQYVVFIRVLMGIALGPSFPSMHPMIAKWIPPTERSTISALVYGGAELGTVSGLLLTGFIIENIGWEAVFYIEGCFGVVWAVFWLLIVHDNPEEHPRISEKEKTYIKTQIAKDAHVSNKNQETRLDTVHLNFNEIRGTVNGGNLTVATVNGESDKPSTITSETRDAASFKGTSLRPQNSKLCSLSRFCQQETGTRPHSFPYCISCWAQKPSCDWAFTKLCRARTFDFTVAISLSFPLFLFSSTITRLLTVPKSC; this is translated from the exons ATGGCATTCATGGCCTTTCTTGGCtatgtcaatatttttttggtGAGAAATAGTATCAATCTTGCCATTGTGGCAATGGTGAATTATACAGCTGTTAATTACAATGTACCTATCATCGATAACACTACGAAACCTGGAGCGATACATTGCGAAGTTCATTCCGAAAATTTTACTG gtaAAAATGAAGACGGTCCTTTTGTATGGAGTCAGCCAATTCAAGCGTTGATCAGCACCAGCTTTCTCTGGGGTTATATTACAACCAATATTCCAGGTGGTAGATTAGCAGAAGTGGTTGGTACAAAGTATCTTCTTACCGGTTCGATGCTGTTAACATCAGTTTTGACCGTTCTTGTACCTCCTGCGGCCTATCTTGGATGGCAATATGTTGTCTTTATTCGAGTTTTGATGGGGATTGCCCTG GGTCCATCATTCCCGTCTATGCACCCAATGATAGCAAAATGGATCCCACCTACAGAGCGAAGCACCATTTCAGCGCTGGTTTATGGAG gTGCTGAGCTTGGTACGGTGTCAGGTCTTCTGCTAACCGGTTTTATTATTGAGAATATTGGATGGGAAGCTGTGTTTTATATTGAAGGCTGTTTTGGTGTCGTTTGGGCCGTATTCTGGCTGTTGATAGTTCATGACAATCCTGAAGAACATCCAAGAATAAGTGAGAAGgagaaaacatatataaaaacacaaattgCAAAAGATGCACATGTGTCAAATAAG AATCAAGAAACGCGCTTGGACACTGTCCACCTTAATTTTAACGAAATTCGTGGAACAGTGAATGGTGGCAACTTAACAGTTGCCACAGTGAATGGTGAGAGTGACAAACCATCTACAATCACCTCGGAAACCCGAGATGCAGCCTCATTCAAGGGGACATCATTAAGGCCCCAAAACAGCAAATTGTGCAGCTTGTCCCGATTTTGTCAACAAGAGACTGGGACACGACCACATTCATTTCCTTATTGCATTTCCTGCTGGGCTCAAAAGCCCAGCTGTGACTGGGCTTTTACAAAACTTTGCAgagctagaactttcgatttcactgttgcaatttcattgtcctttccactgtttttattttctagcaCCATAACACGACTGTTAACTGTACCCAAGTCATGCTGA